In Polypterus senegalus isolate Bchr_013 chromosome 12, ASM1683550v1, whole genome shotgun sequence, the following are encoded in one genomic region:
- the LOC120541079 gene encoding protein mono-ADP-ribosyltransferase PARP6 isoform X3, with protein MLRLSCQSLCLQDVKGQYWTDDDSDGDNDSEEFLYGIQGSCAADLYRHPQLDVDIEAVKEIYSDTAVSVREYGTIDDVDIDLQINISFLDEEVATAWKVIRTEPIILRLRFSLSQYLDGPEPSVEVFQPSNKEGFSLGLQLKKILSTFTSQQWKHLSNDFLKTQQEKRHSWFKAGGTIKKFRAGLSIFSPIPKSPSFPLMQDSALKGKLGVPELRVTRLMNRSISCTMKNPKGELFGYPTASQAGGHCKNIPTLEYGFLVQIMKYAEQRIPTLNEYCVVCDEQHVFQNGSMLKPAVCTRELCVFSFYTLGVMSGAAEEVATGAEVVDLLVAMCRAALESPRKSIIFEPYPSVVDPNDPKTLAFNPKKKNYERLQKALDSVMSIREMTQGSYLEIKKQMDKLDPLAHPLLQWIISSNRSHIVKLPLSRQLKFMHTSHQFLLLSSPPAKEARFRTAKKLYGSTFAFHGSHIENWHSILRNGLVNASYTKLQLHGAAYGKGIYLSPISSISFGYSGMGKGQHRMPSKDELVQRYNRMNTIPQSRPIQSRFLQSRNLNCIALCEVITSKDLQKHGNIWVCPVSDHVCTRFFFVYEDGQVGDANINTQEPKIQKEIMRVIGTQVYSG; from the exons ATGCTGAGGCTCTCCTGTCAATCTCTGTGTCTGCAGGACGTCAAGGGTCAGTACTGGACAGACGATGATTCAGATGGAGACAATGACTCGGAGGAGTTCCTTTATGGGATACAG GGAAGCTGTGCGGCTGACCTGTACCGCCATCCACAGCTGGACGTGGACATTGAAGCAGTGAAGGAGATCTACAGCGACACAGCTGTGTCTGTCAG GGAGTATGGGACCATTGATGATGTGGACATCGATTTGCAAATTAACATCAGCTTCCTGGAT GAGGAGGTGGCGACGGCGTGGAAGGTGATTCGAACTGAGCCCATCATCCTGCGCCTCCGCTTCTCCCTGTCTCAGTACCTCGATGGGCCAG AGCCGTCTGTGGAGGTCTTCCAGCCGTCCAACAAGGAGGGGTTCAGCCTGGGCCTGCAGCTGAAGAA GATCCTCAGCACGTTCACGTCCCAGCAGTGGAAGCACCTGAGCAACGACTTCTTGAAGACGCAGCAGGAGAAGCGGCACAGCTGGTTCAAGGCTGGTGGGACCATCAAGAAGTTTCGAGCTGGTCTGAGCATCTTTTCACCCATCCCCAA GTCTCCCAGCTTCCCCCTCATGCAGGACTCGGCTCTGAAAGGCAAGCTGGGTGTGCCAGAGCTTCGGGTGACACGCCTCATGAACCGCTCCATTTCGTGCACCATGAAGAACCCCAAAGGAGAGCTCTTTGGCTACCCCACCGCCAGCCAG GCGGGAGGCCACTGCAAGAACATCCCAACACTGGAGTACGGCTTCCTCGTCCAG ATCATGAAATACGCCGAGCAGCGGATCCCAACTCTGAACGAGTACTGCGTTGTGTGTGACGAGCAGCACGTCTTTCAGAACGGCTCGATGCTCAAG CCCGCCGTTTGCACGAGGGAGCTTTGCGTCTTCTCCTTCTACACCCTGGGCGTCATGTCTGGAGCAGCCGAGGAGGTGGCCACTGGGGCAGAG GTGGTGGACCTGCTGGTGGCCATGTGCAGAGCTGCCCTGGAGTCGCCCCGGAAGAGCATCATCTTTGAGCCATACCCCTCGGTCGTGGACCCCAACGACCCCAAGACCCTGGCCTTTAATCCAAAG AAGAAGAACTACGAGAGGCTTCAAAAGGCTCTGGACAGTGTGATGTCCATTCGGGAGATGACACAG GGTTCCTACCTGGAAATTAAGAAACAGATGGACAAACTGGACCCTTTGGCCCACCCTCTGCTCCAGTG GATCATCTCAAGTAACCGGTCGCACATCGTCAAGCTGCCGCTGAGCCGG CAACTCAAGTTCATGCACACATCCCACCAGTTCCTGCTGCTCAGCAGTCCCCCTGCCAAGGAGGCCCGCTTCCGGACCGCCAAGAAGCTGTATGGCAGTACCTTTGCCTTCCA TGGTTCCCATATAGAGAACTGGCACTCCATTCTGAGAAATGGACTAGTCAATGCTTCTTATACCAAACTGCAG CTGCACGGGGCAGCATACGGGAAGGGCATCTATCTGAGCCCCATCTCCAGCATATCCTTCGGATACTCAG GCATGGGCAAAGGACAACACCGAATGCCTTCAAAGGACGAGCTGGTGCAGCGCTACAACAGGATGAACACCATCCCACAG AGCCGACCTATCCAGTCGAGGTTCCTTCAGAGCCGCAATTTAAACTGCATTGCGCTTTGTGAGG TGATAACATCGAAAGACCTTCAGAAGCACGGCAACATCTGGGTGTGCCCGGTGTCGGACCACGTCTGCACCCGCTTCTTCTTCGT GTACGAGGATGGCCAGGTGGGAGACGCCAACATCAACACTCAGGAGCCCAAAATCCAGAAGGAGATCATGCGTGTGATCGGAACTCAGGTCTACTCGGGCTGA
- the LOC120541079 gene encoding protein mono-ADP-ribosyltransferase PARP6 isoform X1: protein MLRLSCQSLCLQDVKGQYWTDDDSDGDNDSEEFLYGIQGSCAADLYRHPQLDVDIEAVKEIYSDTAVSVREYGTIDDVDIDLQINISFLDEEVATAWKVIRTEPIILRLRFSLSQYLDGPEPSVEVFQPSNKEGFSLGLQLKKILSTFTSQQWKHLSNDFLKTQQEKRHSWFKAGGTIKKFRAGLSIFSPIPKSPSFPLMQDSALKGKLGVPELRVTRLMNRSISCTMKNPKGELFGYPTASQSAAVPAARPPPQITMKQLIELFFSSQAGGHCKNIPTLEYGFLVQIMKYAEQRIPTLNEYCVVCDEQHVFQNGSMLKPAVCTRELCVFSFYTLGVMSGAAEEVATGAEVVDLLVAMCRAALESPRKSIIFEPYPSVVDPNDPKTLAFNPKKKNYERLQKALDSVMSIREMTQGSYLEIKKQMDKLDPLAHPLLQWIISSNRSHIVKLPLSRQLKFMHTSHQFLLLSSPPAKEARFRTAKKLYGSTFAFHGSHIENWHSILRNGLVNASYTKLQLHGAAYGKGIYLSPISSISFGYSGMGKGQHRMPSKDELVQRYNRMNTIPQSRPIQSRFLQSRNLNCIALCEVITSKDLQKHGNIWVCPVSDHVCTRFFFVYEDGQVGDANINTQEPKIQKEIMRVIGTQVYSG from the exons ATGCTGAGGCTCTCCTGTCAATCTCTGTGTCTGCAGGACGTCAAGGGTCAGTACTGGACAGACGATGATTCAGATGGAGACAATGACTCGGAGGAGTTCCTTTATGGGATACAG GGAAGCTGTGCGGCTGACCTGTACCGCCATCCACAGCTGGACGTGGACATTGAAGCAGTGAAGGAGATCTACAGCGACACAGCTGTGTCTGTCAG GGAGTATGGGACCATTGATGATGTGGACATCGATTTGCAAATTAACATCAGCTTCCTGGAT GAGGAGGTGGCGACGGCGTGGAAGGTGATTCGAACTGAGCCCATCATCCTGCGCCTCCGCTTCTCCCTGTCTCAGTACCTCGATGGGCCAG AGCCGTCTGTGGAGGTCTTCCAGCCGTCCAACAAGGAGGGGTTCAGCCTGGGCCTGCAGCTGAAGAA GATCCTCAGCACGTTCACGTCCCAGCAGTGGAAGCACCTGAGCAACGACTTCTTGAAGACGCAGCAGGAGAAGCGGCACAGCTGGTTCAAGGCTGGTGGGACCATCAAGAAGTTTCGAGCTGGTCTGAGCATCTTTTCACCCATCCCCAA GTCTCCCAGCTTCCCCCTCATGCAGGACTCGGCTCTGAAAGGCAAGCTGGGTGTGCCAGAGCTTCGGGTGACACGCCTCATGAACCGCTCCATTTCGTGCACCATGAAGAACCCCAAAGGAGAGCTCTTTGGCTACCCCACCGCCAGCCAG AGCGCGGCTGTTCCCGCTGCCAGGCCGCCCCCGCAGATTACCATGAAGCAGCTGATTGAATTGTTTTTCTCATCCCAGGCGGGAGGCCACTGCAAGAACATCCCAACACTGGAGTACGGCTTCCTCGTCCAG ATCATGAAATACGCCGAGCAGCGGATCCCAACTCTGAACGAGTACTGCGTTGTGTGTGACGAGCAGCACGTCTTTCAGAACGGCTCGATGCTCAAG CCCGCCGTTTGCACGAGGGAGCTTTGCGTCTTCTCCTTCTACACCCTGGGCGTCATGTCTGGAGCAGCCGAGGAGGTGGCCACTGGGGCAGAG GTGGTGGACCTGCTGGTGGCCATGTGCAGAGCTGCCCTGGAGTCGCCCCGGAAGAGCATCATCTTTGAGCCATACCCCTCGGTCGTGGACCCCAACGACCCCAAGACCCTGGCCTTTAATCCAAAG AAGAAGAACTACGAGAGGCTTCAAAAGGCTCTGGACAGTGTGATGTCCATTCGGGAGATGACACAG GGTTCCTACCTGGAAATTAAGAAACAGATGGACAAACTGGACCCTTTGGCCCACCCTCTGCTCCAGTG GATCATCTCAAGTAACCGGTCGCACATCGTCAAGCTGCCGCTGAGCCGG CAACTCAAGTTCATGCACACATCCCACCAGTTCCTGCTGCTCAGCAGTCCCCCTGCCAAGGAGGCCCGCTTCCGGACCGCCAAGAAGCTGTATGGCAGTACCTTTGCCTTCCA TGGTTCCCATATAGAGAACTGGCACTCCATTCTGAGAAATGGACTAGTCAATGCTTCTTATACCAAACTGCAG CTGCACGGGGCAGCATACGGGAAGGGCATCTATCTGAGCCCCATCTCCAGCATATCCTTCGGATACTCAG GCATGGGCAAAGGACAACACCGAATGCCTTCAAAGGACGAGCTGGTGCAGCGCTACAACAGGATGAACACCATCCCACAG AGCCGACCTATCCAGTCGAGGTTCCTTCAGAGCCGCAATTTAAACTGCATTGCGCTTTGTGAGG TGATAACATCGAAAGACCTTCAGAAGCACGGCAACATCTGGGTGTGCCCGGTGTCGGACCACGTCTGCACCCGCTTCTTCTTCGT GTACGAGGATGGCCAGGTGGGAGACGCCAACATCAACACTCAGGAGCCCAAAATCCAGAAGGAGATCATGCGTGTGATCGGAACTCAGGTCTACTCGGGCTGA
- the LOC120541079 gene encoding protein mono-ADP-ribosyltransferase PARP6 isoform X2, translating into MLRLSCQSLCLQDVKGQYWTDDDSDGDNDSEEFLYGIQGSCAADLYRHPQLDVDIEAVKEIYSDTAVSVREYGTIDDVDIDLQINISFLDEVATAWKVIRTEPIILRLRFSLSQYLDGPEPSVEVFQPSNKEGFSLGLQLKKILSTFTSQQWKHLSNDFLKTQQEKRHSWFKAGGTIKKFRAGLSIFSPIPKSPSFPLMQDSALKGKLGVPELRVTRLMNRSISCTMKNPKGELFGYPTASQSAAVPAARPPPQITMKQLIELFFSSQAGGHCKNIPTLEYGFLVQIMKYAEQRIPTLNEYCVVCDEQHVFQNGSMLKPAVCTRELCVFSFYTLGVMSGAAEEVATGAEVVDLLVAMCRAALESPRKSIIFEPYPSVVDPNDPKTLAFNPKKKNYERLQKALDSVMSIREMTQGSYLEIKKQMDKLDPLAHPLLQWIISSNRSHIVKLPLSRQLKFMHTSHQFLLLSSPPAKEARFRTAKKLYGSTFAFHGSHIENWHSILRNGLVNASYTKLQLHGAAYGKGIYLSPISSISFGYSGMGKGQHRMPSKDELVQRYNRMNTIPQSRPIQSRFLQSRNLNCIALCEVITSKDLQKHGNIWVCPVSDHVCTRFFFVYEDGQVGDANINTQEPKIQKEIMRVIGTQVYSG; encoded by the exons ATGCTGAGGCTCTCCTGTCAATCTCTGTGTCTGCAGGACGTCAAGGGTCAGTACTGGACAGACGATGATTCAGATGGAGACAATGACTCGGAGGAGTTCCTTTATGGGATACAG GGAAGCTGTGCGGCTGACCTGTACCGCCATCCACAGCTGGACGTGGACATTGAAGCAGTGAAGGAGATCTACAGCGACACAGCTGTGTCTGTCAG GGAGTATGGGACCATTGATGATGTGGACATCGATTTGCAAATTAACATCAGCTTCCTGGAT GAGGTGGCGACGGCGTGGAAGGTGATTCGAACTGAGCCCATCATCCTGCGCCTCCGCTTCTCCCTGTCTCAGTACCTCGATGGGCCAG AGCCGTCTGTGGAGGTCTTCCAGCCGTCCAACAAGGAGGGGTTCAGCCTGGGCCTGCAGCTGAAGAA GATCCTCAGCACGTTCACGTCCCAGCAGTGGAAGCACCTGAGCAACGACTTCTTGAAGACGCAGCAGGAGAAGCGGCACAGCTGGTTCAAGGCTGGTGGGACCATCAAGAAGTTTCGAGCTGGTCTGAGCATCTTTTCACCCATCCCCAA GTCTCCCAGCTTCCCCCTCATGCAGGACTCGGCTCTGAAAGGCAAGCTGGGTGTGCCAGAGCTTCGGGTGACACGCCTCATGAACCGCTCCATTTCGTGCACCATGAAGAACCCCAAAGGAGAGCTCTTTGGCTACCCCACCGCCAGCCAG AGCGCGGCTGTTCCCGCTGCCAGGCCGCCCCCGCAGATTACCATGAAGCAGCTGATTGAATTGTTTTTCTCATCCCAGGCGGGAGGCCACTGCAAGAACATCCCAACACTGGAGTACGGCTTCCTCGTCCAG ATCATGAAATACGCCGAGCAGCGGATCCCAACTCTGAACGAGTACTGCGTTGTGTGTGACGAGCAGCACGTCTTTCAGAACGGCTCGATGCTCAAG CCCGCCGTTTGCACGAGGGAGCTTTGCGTCTTCTCCTTCTACACCCTGGGCGTCATGTCTGGAGCAGCCGAGGAGGTGGCCACTGGGGCAGAG GTGGTGGACCTGCTGGTGGCCATGTGCAGAGCTGCCCTGGAGTCGCCCCGGAAGAGCATCATCTTTGAGCCATACCCCTCGGTCGTGGACCCCAACGACCCCAAGACCCTGGCCTTTAATCCAAAG AAGAAGAACTACGAGAGGCTTCAAAAGGCTCTGGACAGTGTGATGTCCATTCGGGAGATGACACAG GGTTCCTACCTGGAAATTAAGAAACAGATGGACAAACTGGACCCTTTGGCCCACCCTCTGCTCCAGTG GATCATCTCAAGTAACCGGTCGCACATCGTCAAGCTGCCGCTGAGCCGG CAACTCAAGTTCATGCACACATCCCACCAGTTCCTGCTGCTCAGCAGTCCCCCTGCCAAGGAGGCCCGCTTCCGGACCGCCAAGAAGCTGTATGGCAGTACCTTTGCCTTCCA TGGTTCCCATATAGAGAACTGGCACTCCATTCTGAGAAATGGACTAGTCAATGCTTCTTATACCAAACTGCAG CTGCACGGGGCAGCATACGGGAAGGGCATCTATCTGAGCCCCATCTCCAGCATATCCTTCGGATACTCAG GCATGGGCAAAGGACAACACCGAATGCCTTCAAAGGACGAGCTGGTGCAGCGCTACAACAGGATGAACACCATCCCACAG AGCCGACCTATCCAGTCGAGGTTCCTTCAGAGCCGCAATTTAAACTGCATTGCGCTTTGTGAGG TGATAACATCGAAAGACCTTCAGAAGCACGGCAACATCTGGGTGTGCCCGGTGTCGGACCACGTCTGCACCCGCTTCTTCTTCGT GTACGAGGATGGCCAGGTGGGAGACGCCAACATCAACACTCAGGAGCCCAAAATCCAGAAGGAGATCATGCGTGTGATCGGAACTCAGGTCTACTCGGGCTGA
- the LOC120541079 gene encoding protein mono-ADP-ribosyltransferase PARP6 isoform X4 has protein sequence MLRLSCQSLCLQDVKGQYWTDDDSDGDNDSEEFLYGIQGSCAADLYRHPQLDVDIEAVKEIYSDTAVSVREYGTIDDVDIDLQINISFLDEEVATAWKVIRTEPIILRLRFSLSQYLDGPEPSVEVFQPSNKEGFSLGLQLKKILSTFTSQQWKHLSNDFLKTQQEKRHSWFKAGGTIKKFRAGLSIFSPIPKSPSFPLMQDSALKGKLGVPELRVTRLMNRSISCTMKNPKGELFGYPTASQSAAVPAARPPPQITMKQLIELFFSSQAGGHCKNIPTLEYGFLVQIMKYAEQRIPTLNEYCVVCDEQHVFQNGSMLKPAVCTRELCVFSFYTLGVMSGAAEEVATGAEVVDLLVAMCRAALESPRKSIIFEPYPSVVDPNDPKTLAFNPKKKNYERLQKALDSVMSIREMTQGSYLEIKKQMDKLDPLAHPLLQWIISSNRSHIVKLPLSRQLKFMHTSHQFLLLSSPPAKEARFRTAKKLYGSTFAFHGSHIENWHSILRNGLVNASYTKLQAWAKDNTECLQRTSWCSATTG, from the exons ATGCTGAGGCTCTCCTGTCAATCTCTGTGTCTGCAGGACGTCAAGGGTCAGTACTGGACAGACGATGATTCAGATGGAGACAATGACTCGGAGGAGTTCCTTTATGGGATACAG GGAAGCTGTGCGGCTGACCTGTACCGCCATCCACAGCTGGACGTGGACATTGAAGCAGTGAAGGAGATCTACAGCGACACAGCTGTGTCTGTCAG GGAGTATGGGACCATTGATGATGTGGACATCGATTTGCAAATTAACATCAGCTTCCTGGAT GAGGAGGTGGCGACGGCGTGGAAGGTGATTCGAACTGAGCCCATCATCCTGCGCCTCCGCTTCTCCCTGTCTCAGTACCTCGATGGGCCAG AGCCGTCTGTGGAGGTCTTCCAGCCGTCCAACAAGGAGGGGTTCAGCCTGGGCCTGCAGCTGAAGAA GATCCTCAGCACGTTCACGTCCCAGCAGTGGAAGCACCTGAGCAACGACTTCTTGAAGACGCAGCAGGAGAAGCGGCACAGCTGGTTCAAGGCTGGTGGGACCATCAAGAAGTTTCGAGCTGGTCTGAGCATCTTTTCACCCATCCCCAA GTCTCCCAGCTTCCCCCTCATGCAGGACTCGGCTCTGAAAGGCAAGCTGGGTGTGCCAGAGCTTCGGGTGACACGCCTCATGAACCGCTCCATTTCGTGCACCATGAAGAACCCCAAAGGAGAGCTCTTTGGCTACCCCACCGCCAGCCAG AGCGCGGCTGTTCCCGCTGCCAGGCCGCCCCCGCAGATTACCATGAAGCAGCTGATTGAATTGTTTTTCTCATCCCAGGCGGGAGGCCACTGCAAGAACATCCCAACACTGGAGTACGGCTTCCTCGTCCAG ATCATGAAATACGCCGAGCAGCGGATCCCAACTCTGAACGAGTACTGCGTTGTGTGTGACGAGCAGCACGTCTTTCAGAACGGCTCGATGCTCAAG CCCGCCGTTTGCACGAGGGAGCTTTGCGTCTTCTCCTTCTACACCCTGGGCGTCATGTCTGGAGCAGCCGAGGAGGTGGCCACTGGGGCAGAG GTGGTGGACCTGCTGGTGGCCATGTGCAGAGCTGCCCTGGAGTCGCCCCGGAAGAGCATCATCTTTGAGCCATACCCCTCGGTCGTGGACCCCAACGACCCCAAGACCCTGGCCTTTAATCCAAAG AAGAAGAACTACGAGAGGCTTCAAAAGGCTCTGGACAGTGTGATGTCCATTCGGGAGATGACACAG GGTTCCTACCTGGAAATTAAGAAACAGATGGACAAACTGGACCCTTTGGCCCACCCTCTGCTCCAGTG GATCATCTCAAGTAACCGGTCGCACATCGTCAAGCTGCCGCTGAGCCGG CAACTCAAGTTCATGCACACATCCCACCAGTTCCTGCTGCTCAGCAGTCCCCCTGCCAAGGAGGCCCGCTTCCGGACCGCCAAGAAGCTGTATGGCAGTACCTTTGCCTTCCA TGGTTCCCATATAGAGAACTGGCACTCCATTCTGAGAAATGGACTAGTCAATGCTTCTTATACCAAACTGCAG GCATGGGCAAAGGACAACACCGAATGCCTTCAAAGGACGAGCTGGTGCAGCGCTACAACAGGATGA